The genomic segment GTTCCCGCTGATCGAGAAGGGGGCCTATGCGAAATACCCGAACCCGGCCTCGCGCTATGCGATGACGGGTGTTTATGTGGCCAAGCACCAGGACGGCTCTGTGCGGGTTGCAGTGACGGGGGCGGGCGATAACGGCGTCTTCCGGGTCGACGGCATGGAAGCAGCGCTTGCCGGCAACTGGTCGCCTGACGCGGTCGCTTCCATCAAGGTGGACGCCGGCGCCATGCTGAATGACATCCACGGATCCGCAGCCTACAGAGCAAACCTCGTTACCGTCATGGCAAAACGAGCCGTCAGCGCTGCTGCCTGACGACGAGGCAATAACAAAAGAGACCGGTGCGCCTTCGCGCGCCGGTGTTTCCTTAACACTGCTCTGCGATCAGGTCGCGGCCCATCTGCCGGAAAAGGTCGAGATAGTCGAGCAGAACCCAGTTTTCCATGATTTTTCCACCAGCGCAGCGGTAGAAGTCCATGACCCTTAGCGTGAGCGCTTTATGGGTAGCCGCAACACCCAGATAGTCGACTTTATGCGTCATGGTCATGGACGGCCAGCCGCTGACGGCGGCGTAGTTGCCATCACCGATCCGGCAATAATGGTCCCCGCCGACCCGGTCCGGAAAGGCGGTTAAGAACGCGGCCCGGTGATCCTTTTCAAATCCGCTCCAACGGTAGTTCGATCCGATCCCGCCCGGCCCGTACCAAAGCATGTCGTCGTGCCAGTAGCCGTTTTCGCCGGTCTGGCCCTTGGAGGTGAATGTGTTCGGATCGTAGGCTTTGAGATCTGCAAGCATCGCTTCGCAAAGGTCCAGCGTCCGCTCGCCGTCTCCCTGATTGAGCGGCAGGACACCGTCATGGGTTGCCGGGCCCGGAAACAGCATTTCGGTGCCGAGCATGCCTGGAAGCGGCATCCGGTTGGCCTGCCGCATCAGATCGATCAGATCGAGGATGATCTTGGCTTCCGAAATGCGCCCGTCCGGTTCGATCCGGTAGAACTCGCCGGACCGAAGAAATGCCAAGTGATCAGATGGCAGAACACCGAAAAGCGGATTTTCGAAGTTACCTACGTAGTGAGCAACACTGGCGATCCAATGTCCTCCCGGCGCCCGGCGGTTCGGCCCGCCAATGAAAATCTCGTTGCGCCGGCGGACATGGGAAAAAGCGCTTCTCAGAGGTTCGAAGAAGGCCTCCAGAACATGTGTCTTCCCGGAAAGACGCTCTACCGGATAGGCGACATCCCAAACAACTTCGTCGGTTAAGTGACTGGAAATTAAAGAGCTCATCTCGTTCGCTGGTGCCGTGAGGATGAGGTCGAGAAAGCTCTGTGGCTTGAGCCGGAAATCGGACATTTGGTGCCTTGCAACAATTGCGAAGTTTTACGTATAGCAACAATTTTGCATTCGTATGCAAAAAATCATTGCCAAAGTCTTTCCTCTGTGTCTAGCTGAATTGCATAGGAATGCAAGATTGGCGCTCGGATTGCTGAGGAGGGGACGCAGTGGCTGAGATTCAGCTGAAAAACGTTTCAAAACGCTGGGGATCCTTTGTCGGTGTCGACAACTTCGATCTGACCATTGCCGACCGCGAATTTCTGGTCCTGCTTGGCCCGTCCGGCTGCGGCAAGACGACCACCATGCGCATGATCGCCGGCCTTGAAGACGCAACCGGCGGCGAGATCGTTATCGGAGATCGGGTCGTCAACGACCTGGACCCCAAGGACCGCGACATTGCCATGGTGTTCCAGTCCTATGGCCTTTACCCCAACATGAATGTTTATGAGAACATCCGCTTTCCACTGAAGGTGAGGAAGGTCGATCCGGCGACCCACGATGCCCGTGTGCGCCGAGCGAGCGCCATGGTCGAGCTTGACGAATTCCTGCATCGCAAACCTGCAGAACTCTCCGGTGGCCAGCGTCAGCGCGTGGCACTCGCGCGCGCGATCGTTCGCGAGCCGAACGTCTTCCTGATGGACGAGCCGCTTTCCAATCTTGATGCCAAGCTACGCGTTTCGACGCGAGCGCAAATCAAAAATCTCCAGCATGAGCTGAAGGTGACAACCATCTACGTTACACACGACCAGATAGAAGCGATGACGCTGGCGGACCGGGTCGTGGTGATGCAGCGCGGGGTTATCCAGCAGGTCGGATCTCCGACGGAGATATATGACCGGCCTGCCAACACATTTGTTGCCAGCTTTATCGGCTCTCCTGCGATGAACCTGATGGAAGGAACTTTATCCGGCGGTACCTTCACTGGCGAAAACGTGTCCATTTCCGGCCTCAGCGCACCGGACGGTCCCGTCACGCTGGGTTTCCGGGCCGAAGACGCATCTGTTGCCGGAACGAACGCGGAAGCCGAAATCAGCGCACCGGTTTACACCATGGAATTGCTTGGCGACGCTACGATGATCACGGTGAAGGCCGGTGGCGCGCTGGTCTCGGTAAAGGCCAACAAGGACTACCGGATCGAGATCGACGAAAAAGTCGGGCTGCACATTCCTGCCGAAATTTGTCATCTTTTCAATCACGAGACAGGCGCGCGCATTGACGCTTAAGCCGGTCCGGACCCGGCATTGTGCCGAAAAAAACCAGAGCAGCGCCTATAGGCGCATGGAACAGCAGGGAGACCTGACAGATGTTGAAGAAACTGCTTCTTGCCGGTGCGATGTCGCTGGCAGTCACGGGTGCGGCAAGCGCCTGTGACTTTACCAATACGACACCGGTAAAGTCTCTTACCGCCGGCTTTGAAGCCTGGAAAGCGGTGACGTCTTTCATGGCCAAGTGCGGCGACTTCGAAGCCGAACTTGACCAGGAATTCCGTACCAAGCAGCCCGCGGCCTTTGCCGCCAACCCGTCACTCTACCAGATCGGCGGTGTTGCCAACGGAACGCTCGTTCCGCTGCTCAACGAAGGAACTGTGCGTCCTCTCGATGATCTTATTGCAAAACACGGTCAGAACCTGACTGCAAACCAGCTGATCAAGATCAACGGCGAGACCATGGCCGTTGCCATGATGGTGAACGCGCAGCACCTGATGTACCGCGAGGACATTCTGACCGATCTCGGCATCCCGGTGCCGAAAACTTATGACGAAGTGCTGTCAGCGGCCGCCAAGATCAAGGAAGCCGGTGTCGTCGAATATCCGATCGGCGGTACGTTCAAGACCGGTTGGAACCTCGGCGAGGAATTCGTCAACATGTATCTCGGCATGGGCGGCGAGTTCTTCGGTCCTGACAATGCCGCGACCATTGAAAACGAGCAGGGTGTTGCGTCTCTTGAGATGCTCAAGAAGCTGACCGAATACATGGATCCGGAATATCTCGTTTCGGACTCCACCTACGTGCAGCAGCAATTCCAGCAGGGCAAGATTGCCATGGCGAACCTGTGGGCCAGCCGCGCAGGGGCGATGGACGATCCGAATGAATCCCAGGTCGTCGGCAAGGTCAAGATGGCCGGTGCACCGAGCGCCAATGCGCGCGCTGCGTCCACTTTGTGGTGGGATGGCATCGTCATCGCCAAAAATGCGTCCGATGAAGAAGCTGAAGCTGCTTTCCGCGTCGCTATGAATGGCATGACACCTGAAATGGTCAAGGAAAACAATGACGTCGCTGTCTGGCTGATTGAAGGCTACGAACCCGGACCTCTCGCACTCGGTGTTGTTCAAACAGCTGAGGCCGGCGCTTTGCCCTACCCGGCGAGCTCGCAGATGGGCCTGATGCACACAGCGCTCGGCAACGGTGTCGCCGATTTCCTGACTGGCGCGAAAGACGCTGAAACGACGTTGAAGGACATCGCTGCAGCCTACACGACGTCGGCCAAGGAAGCCGGACTGATCAAGTAAGGCTGCGACAGCATTTGCGAGGGGCGCCCGCGCCCTTCGCCCTATCCAGGCACTTTCACGGGAGGGCAGCATGAACACCAAGACATTTGCCGCTTTTGTCGGCCCGTCCATCTTCCTGATGCTGCTCTTCATCGCTGCACCGCTGATCAGCGTTTTCATGCAGAGTTTCTATGTCACGCAACCGGTGTTCGAACCGGTCGAAGTGGAAACCTGCACCCCCGGCTTTCCGAACCAGACATGCGTCACCGAAACAAAAATACAACCGGTAATCGGAGAAGACGGCAAGGTCGTCACGACGGTGAAATATGTCGGTCTGGAGAGCTATTCCAACGTGCTGGAGCCGGGCCGTGCCTGGGAAGCCCTGAGCGCTCTTGATTTCGATGCTCTGCTGACTATCGATTTCTGGAAGGCCCTCCGCTTCACATTGACATTCACGCTGGTAACGCTTCCCCTTGTTATCGGTGTCGGGCTGGCCATCGCGATTACGGTCAACAATGCCACCCGAATGATACGTGGCCCCATCATTTTCGTTTCACTGCTCCCCTTCATCATCACGCCGGTCATCGGCGCGCTGTCAATCCGCTGGCTGTTCATCGGCGATGGCATCATGACGGCCTTTCTGGAGTGGTGGCTTGGGCGGGACATTTCCATGTTCGGACAGGGCTGGACAATCGAACTCCTGATGATGTTCTACCGTGTCTGGCATGTGGCGCCCTTTGCATTCCTGGTCTTTTACGCCGGCCTTCAAACCGTCAACCAGGACACGCTCGAATCCGCGGTGATCGACGGCGCGAGCCGCTGGGAACGGTTGCGGTACGTTATCATCCCGCACCTGATGCCGCTTATTGTCTTCGTCTCGCTGATCCACCTGATGGATTCCTATCGCGTCTTCGAGGAGATTGTCGGCTTCTCGAGCCAGGCCTACCGCATTTCCCTGCAATGGCTGACCTACGACCTGCTGACACCCGATGACAGCGGAAACCGGTCGATTTCACGCGCTTCCGCAAGTGCGATGCTCACCATGATAGGCATTGTTGTTCTGCTGATACCGTTGCTGCGCAAGACCTGGCGCGATCACAAGGGAGGACGGGTATGAGCCTGCCAAAATCCATGCAGCAGCCCATGGCGCTGCAACTGTCCTCAGCCGGCTTCCTGGCATTCTGGTGTCTGATCGCGGCGTTCCCGATCTTCTGGATCGCGGTCATGAGCTTCAAGGACCCGATCGACGCCTTTGCTTCGAACCCGCTCAACGTGATTTTCGGACCGGAAACCGTTGCGACCGGACGCGGACTGTCGATTTTCAGCATCATCGTCGGTATCGCGTTTCTCTGGTACACGATCCACCTGGCCCTGACGCTTCTCCCGAAGATGGTCAACAAATACACACCGCCCCATTTGCTCGTCCCGGGCTGGATTATCGGCGCGCTGGTGTTCGCAATCGGGTTCCTTATTGTGTTCGCGGGGATCCTTCCGCCGGTTCTGGGTGCGCTCAACTCCGTGCTCGGCCCGTTTGGCAAACCGATCCTCGGGCTGACGACGGAGCATTATCAGGCGGTCTGGGTTGAAAACGCGTTCTACGAGAACTTCATCAATTCTCTGATTGTAACGGTTGGTGTGGTGACGGTGTCCCTGACGGTTGGAACCCTTGCCGGTTACGGTCTGGCAAGGTCGGGCTCGGCTGGATCGGTCATCGCCTTCTGGATCCTGATCATCGCTTTGGTCTTCCGCGCATTGCCGCATTCGGTCCTTGTTGCCGGTTACCTTCCGCCGTTCATCAACTCGGCAGAAATCCTGCGCCCGCTCCTCGGCGAGGCGGCGCCGACGCTGTACGGCAAACCCTGGGCCGTCATCGCGGTTCTGGTGTCGATCAACCAGCCCTTCACGATCTGGATGCTGCGTTCGTTCTTCCAGAACATCCCGAATGAGCTGGACGAGGCGGCGCGCGTGGACGGATGCACCCACTTTCAGGCTTTCCGCTGGGTGATCATGCCGGTGATGTGGCCGGGCGTGATCACGACGGGCCTCTTCAGCTTCCTGCTCGCCTACAACGACTATCTGGTCTGTTCGCTTCTCTTGGACGCACAGAACCAGACCATGGTTCCGGCCATCGCCGGCTACTTCAACCGGGAAACGACCACGACGGATCAGGTTGAAGCCGTGGCTGCGGCAGTGTCCATCATCGCACCGCTGTTCTTGCTGATCATGATTTTCCAGCGCCAGATCGTGTCGGGCCTCACAGCCGGAGCCGTGAAGGGATAGGTCTTGAGTCGTTCCAACAAGCATTACAGTAACAGGTGAAATATGAAGGGATCACGTCCCGAACAGGCGGTGCTGAGCCGCGACACGGACATGAGCAAGACGGAAGACACCCGCCGCGTCATTGAGGACATGGTCGATGGCCTCAATGATCACCGCATCGCGGACATCGGGGAGTTCTTCTCCGAAGGCTTCCGGTGGCTGGGAAACACGGGGTGCGGAACCAAGACCGGGCTCAAGGAATTTCAGGACAATTGGCAAAAACCGTTTCAGGCGGCTTTTTCGGACAAGGTCTGCGTCGATGAGGCCCGGCTCTATATGGGCGAATGGGCCGCGGCCTTTGGGCGCCAGGAAGCGACTCACTCCGGCGAGTTCATGGGGCTCGCGCCAACCGGCAAGCGGGTCGAGATCCGGTACATGGACTTCTGGAAAGTGGTCGACGGCAAGATCGTCGACAACTGGGTGATGGTCGACTTCCCGCATGTTCTGGCCCAGCTCGGCAAGGATGTATTTGACGGTCAGGGCTGGGAGTCCTTCGATCGCGGCGAGCGTGTCCCGCCAACGCCAGAAAAAGCTGCGTGACGGAAAACTAAGTAGTTTTTCATGTTTCGCAGAAGGTCACTTGAACTTTCTGCATACGTATGCAAACTGAATGAAAACGATAAGCGCGTGGCGTTTGAGATCCGCAAGAAGATTTTCCGCTCGCGCCGTGAAAGGGATGAAACATGGCCACTGAGTATCTGAAGCGCGGAAAGCCCGAAGCCGAACGCTCGGAAGACGATGCCAAGGTTCGCTCCATCGTGGAGGGAACGCTCAAGGAGATAGAATTGCGCGGCGATGCTGCGGTTCGGGAACTTTCCGAGAAATTCGACAATTACACGCCCGCTTCCTTCCGGCTGGGCGCCTCGGAAATCGAAGCCCTGATGAACCAGGTCTCGCCACGGGACATGGAAGACATCAAGTTCGCCCAGGAACAGGTGCGCAAGTTCGCCGAGGCGCAGCGTGCCTCGATGCTGGACATTGAAGTCGAAACGATGCCGGGCGTGATCCTCGGGCACAAGAACATTCCCGTGCAGTCGGTCGGCTGCTATGTGCCGGGCGGCAAGTTTCCAATGGTTGCTTCGGCGCATATGTCGGTCGCGACAGCATCCGTTGCAGAAGTGCCGCGCATTATCGCCGCAACACCGCCTTTCAAAGGTGCGCCGAACCCGGCTGTAATCGCCGCGATGCATCTTGGTGGCGCGCATGAGATCTATGTTCTGGGTGGCATCCAGGCCGTCGGCGCCATGGCAATCGGGACGGAGACTATCGACCCGGTCCACATGCTGGTTGGTCCTGGCAACGCCTTTGTTGCCGAAGCCAAGCGCCAGCTTTTCGGGCGTGTCGGCATCGACCTCTTTGCAGGTCCGACCGAGACGATGGTGATTGCCGACGAGACGGTTGATGCGGAAATGTGCGCGACCGACCTGCTCGGCCAGGCAGAGCACGGCTACAACTCACCAGCGGTTCTGGTCACCAACTCACGCAAGCTCGCGACCGAGACACTTTCTGAAATCGAACGTCTTTTGAAGATCCTGCCAACAGCCGACACCGCGTCGAAATCCTGGGAGGACTATGGCGAAGTGATCCTGTGCGACACCTATGACGAGATGCTCGCTGTTGCCGACGACATCGCCTCTGAGCACGTGCAGGTGATGACCGACCGGGACGACTGGTTCCTGGACAATATGACCTGCTATGGCGCGTTGTTCTTGGGAGCCAGAACCAACGTTGCCAACGGCGACAAGGTGATCGGTACGAACCATACGCTGCCGACGAAAAAGGCCGGGCGTTATACGGGCGGCCTCTGGGTCGGCAAGTTCCTGAAAACGCATTCCTACCAGAAAGTGCTCACGGACGACGCGGCTGCCGAGATTGGCGCCTATTGTTCGCGCCTGTGCATGCTTGAGGGTTTTGTCGGCCACGCGGAACAGGCAAATGTTCGTGTTCGCAGATATGGCGGCGGAAACGTGCCTTACGGAGAGGCTGCCGAGTAGAAATGGACAAGCACACGGCCCATAAGGCATTGATCGCCCCCTTGCGGGCGGCAATGTATGATTTCGAGGAAGCCGTTGTTCGTGAGACGCTCGAGGGTCTGTGTGCGCCGGATGCCACCTTCAGACTGTGCCACCCGTTTGGAGATACGGTCGGTGCCGGTGCTTTCTACAACAAGGCTTTCCGGCCATTATTCACGGCTATTCCGGATCTGGAGCGCCGCGACACGATTGTGATGGCCGGCCCGACGCCTGAAGGCGACGACTGGGTCGGTTGTGGCGGTTACTACACTGGTTCGTTCGAAAAGCCGTGGCTTGATATTCCGGCGACGGGCCACCAAGTCGCAATGCGCTTTCACGAGTTCTATCGCTTTGTGGACGACAAGGTCGTGGAGTTCCAGGCGATCTGGGACATTCCCGAAATCATGATGCAGGCGAATGCGTGGCCGATGGCGCCAAGTCTCGGGCGCGAATGGCATGTGCCGGGTCCGGCGACCGAGAACGGTATCGTGCCGGGACCTTATGACGCCGAATCCGGTCAGCGCACCTGCCAGCATATCATCGACATGCTGGAATACCTGAAAAAGCACCCTTCTGAGGGCGGTCCGGAAGTGATGGAAATGCCGCGCTTCTGGCACCCGCGCATGAGCTGGTACGGTCCGTCAGGCATCGGTACGGGCCGTGGCATAAGGGGCTTCCGAAAGTGGCATCAGATCCCGTTCCTGAACGGCATGCCGGATCGTGGTCAGTATGTCGACGAAATCACGTATCATTTCTTCGGCGATCGTGAATATGCGGCGGTCACCGGCTGGCCGAACATGATCCAGACTGTCAGTCACGACGGCTGGATGGGGATCGCACCAAGCGGCAAGCGCATTACCATGCGCAGCCTCGATTTCTGGCGGCTTGAAAACGGCTTGATCAGAGAAAACTGGGTGCTGGTTGACCTCCTGCATGCGTACGACCAGTTGGGGGTTGACGTTTTCGGGCGACTTCGGGAATTCAACAAGGCCCGTGCTGGCTTTGATCCTGAAACCGGAGTGTCCCTGACATGATTGACCTTCCTTCCACGCCGAGCTTTTCGCTCAAAGACAAGAAGGTGCTTGTCACCGGCGCCTCGTCGGGCATTGGACTTGCCTGCGCGACCGCATTGGCCGAAGCGGGCGGCGAAGTGGTGTTGGCCGCGCGCCGGCAGGACAAACTTGCCGAAGCCGTTGAGGCCATGACCGCAAAGGGTTGGAAGGCCTCGTCGCTTCAACTGGACGTGGCCGATGTTCTGGAAGTCCAGGTCAGCGTCGAAAGGCACGGCCCGTTCGACGTCTTGGTCAACAGTGCCGGCATTGCGCGTCACACACCCGCAACGGAAACGACGCCGGAAGACTTCGACGCTGTTATGAACGTCAATCTCCGCGGAGCCTATTTCGTTTCGCAATGCGTTGCCAAGGGGTTGATTGCAGCTGGAAGGCCGGGGTCGCTGATCAACATGAGCTCGCAGATGGCGCATGTCGGCGGTATCGACCGGGCGGTCTACTGCGCTTCGAAATTTGCTGTCGAGGGCTTCACCAAGGCAATGGCCCTGGAGTTCGGTCCGAAACAGATCCGCGTCAACACGATCTGCCCGACATTCATCCGCACGCCCTTCACCGAAGCAACCTTCGACAACCCGGACCGGGTCAAGTGGATCGAGGAAAAGATCAAGCTTGGCCGGACCGGCACGGTGGAGGACATCATGGGTGCCGTTCTCTATTTGGCAAGCGACGCGTCTGCGCTGGTCACAGGCACGTCGCTGATTGTTGACGGAGGTTGGACGGCGGACTGATGCGCGCTGAGAAAGTCACGTCCGTTGATGTTGCGAAAATGGCAGGTGTCAGCCAGTCCGCGGTCAGCCGCGTGTTCACGCCAGGGGCATCGGTCTCTCCCAAAATGGCGGAGAAAGTGCTCAAGGCAGCTCAGGAACTCGGATACAGGCCCAATGTTCTGGCGCGTTCGCTGATCACCGGGCGGTCGCGCATCATCGGGCTGGTGGTCGCCTACCTGGAAAACCAGTTTTATCCGGACGCGCTCGAAAAGCTCTCCACGGCGCTGCAGGCCCATGGCTACCACATTCTCGTTTTCATGGTTTCCAATGATGACGCCGGCGTCGACAAGGTGATGGGAGAACTGCTGGACTATCAGGTCGACGGCATCATTACCGCATCCGTCGGCATGTCCAACGCTTTGGCTGCCCGCTGCGCGGCGGCCGGGGTGCCGGTGGTTCTTTTCAACCGTGGCCAGGACGACGAACGGCTCAATCAGGTTACGTCGAACAATATTGAGGGTGGTCGCAAGATCGCGGAGTTCCTTGTTGCCGGCGGCCACCGCAGGATCGCGCATATTGCTGGCTGGTCGGGCTCGTCGACAGGCCGCGACAGACAGTCTGGATTCCGGGCCGGACTGAACGCTGCTGGACTTGACATAACCTGCTGTATCGACGGGATGTACAACCGGGAGACGGCCGCTGCGGCAACGCGCGAAATCTTCTCCGGAAAAGAACCGCCCGACGCGGTCTTTGTCGGTAACGATCACATGGCGTTTGCCGTGATGGATGTCCTGCGGTTCGAACTGAAACTCGACGTTCCGGGCGACGTGTCCGTGGTCGGCTACGATGATGTGCCGCTCGCCTCGTGGCCTGCCTACGATCTGACGACCTTGCGGCAGCCTTCGAATCGGATGGTGGAAGCGACTGTCTCCACGCTGCTTGGCTGGATCGAAGAGGGCAGCAACGACGTTCAGAAAATACAGATCGACGGACCGCTCATGATTCGCGGCTCCGCGCGCATACCCGAAGGATGGCCCGATGAAAGGCTTTGACCCGCGCTGGAAGGATTTTCCGGACTACATAATCGGCATTACGAAGGAGATCTGGGAAGAGCGCAAGATCGCGACGCTGCATCACTACTATTCCAGCGACATCATCGTTCGGTCGCCGGGCTCGCTCGTGGTCGGCAACAAGGATGTGATTGGCGCGACGATGGCAACCCTGTCGGAATTTCCCGACCGGACCCTTTACGGCGAAGACGTCATCTGGTCCGGCACACCGGAAGACGGCATGCTGTCGTCCCACCGTATCATCTCAACCGCGACCCATCTCGGTGACGGCGTCTATGGAAAGGCGACCGGCAAGAAACTTCAATACCGGATCATCGCCGACTGCCACGCCATCGAAAATCAGATCAACGACGAATGGCTGATCCGCGACCAGGGTGCAATTGTCCGGCAAATGGGATGGGATCCGAAAGACTATGCGCGTGATCTCATAGCGCGCGAGGGCGGACCGGAAAACTGCGTCCGGCCCTTTACGGCAGCGATGGACAAGGCCGGCCCCTACACGGGAAAGGGCAACGACAGTGAATGGGGCGCGAAATACGCCGATATTCTGGGCCGTCTCATGAATGCGGACATGGCGGCGATCGAGGCGGAATACGACCGCGCGTGCGAGCTTGCCTATCCCGGTTTCGTCAACGGTTATTCCTGGGCCGCTGCAGACAGGTTCTGGATGGGACTGCGGTCCAGCTTTCCGTCCGCCGAATTCAAGATTGAGCATCAGATCGGACGCGACGATCCCTTGATGCCGCCGCGTGCGGCCATCCGCTGGTCGCTCTCCGGCAAACATGATGGTTGGGGCGCCTTCGGGGAACCCTCCGGGGCAGATGTCTACGTCATGGGCGCGTGCCACGCCGAATTCGGTCCCTGGGGGCTGAGACGCGAATACGCGCTTTTTGACGAGACGGCGATC from the Roseibium sp. HPY-6 genome contains:
- a CDS encoding ester cyclase is translated as MKGFDPRWKDFPDYIIGITKEIWEERKIATLHHYYSSDIIVRSPGSLVVGNKDVIGATMATLSEFPDRTLYGEDVIWSGTPEDGMLSSHRIISTATHLGDGVYGKATGKKLQYRIIADCHAIENQINDEWLIRDQGAIVRQMGWDPKDYARDLIAREGGPENCVRPFTAAMDKAGPYTGKGNDSEWGAKYADILGRLMNADMAAIEAEYDRACELAYPGFVNGYSWAAADRFWMGLRSSFPSAEFKIEHQIGRDDPLMPPRAAIRWSLSGKHDGWGAFGEPSGADVYVMGACHAEFGPWGLRREYALFDETAIWKQIALKTG